From a region of the SAR202 cluster bacterium genome:
- a CDS encoding ABC transporter permease — protein sequence MRGYIIKRLLLGIPTILGAMLLIFTIMRVIPGDVAVLIAVGGSEGEEVVAEEKVEKIRVQLGLDRPVYEQFGEWVWQVATWDLGDSFILRQPVTEMLARKLPMTLQLGLMALLLSWIIAIPIGILSAVKQDTPLDYIPRFISIIGLAIPNFWLGILILTFAAAWFNWFPPIIYQTPWDDPVVNMTQLFFPCLVLGASQAAIQVRMMRTTMLEVLREDYIRTANAKGLKKISVLWRHAMKNALIPVVTISGSQLANLIGGALVTETVFNLPGIGAATVDAVRLRDYPVIQNFVLIITTGHVVVNLFIDLLYGWLNPRIRYS from the coding sequence ATGCGTGGATATATTATAAAAAGATTATTACTTGGTATACCTACAATATTGGGAGCAATGCTACTAATATTTACAATTATGCGGGTAATTCCAGGTGATGTTGCAGTTCTTATTGCTGTGGGTGGTAGTGAAGGTGAAGAAGTTGTTGCCGAGGAAAAAGTAGAAAAAATACGAGTTCAGTTAGGTTTAGATAGACCTGTTTATGAACAATTTGGTGAATGGGTATGGCAGGTCGCAACATGGGATTTGGGAGACAGTTTTATTTTACGGCAGCCTGTTACAGAGATGTTGGCGCGCAAATTACCCATGACATTGCAGCTAGGTCTTATGGCCTTATTGCTCTCATGGATTATCGCTATTCCTATTGGTATTTTAAGTGCAGTTAAGCAAGATACTCCATTGGATTATATCCCGAGATTCATAAGTATTATAGGTTTAGCTATCCCAAATTTTTGGTTGGGTATTTTAATTTTAACATTTGCCGCAGCTTGGTTTAATTGGTTTCCTCCAATAATTTATCAAACCCCCTGGGACGATCCAGTAGTAAATATGACGCAATTATTTTTTCCTTGTTTGGTATTAGGAGCTTCACAGGCTGCTATTCAAGTTAGAATGATGCGAACAACAATGCTAGAGGTACTTCGTGAAGATTATATCCGAACAGCTAATGCTAAAGGTTTAAAGAAAATTAGTGTTCTTTGGCGTCATGCTATGAAAAATGCCTTAATACCAGTAGTTACAATTTCAGGCAGTCAATTAGCTAATTTGATTGGTGGAGCATTGGTAACAGAAACGGTATTTAATTTGCCAGGAATTGGTGCTGCAACAGTAGACGCAGTAAGACTAAGAGATTATCCAGTAATACAAAATTTTGTGTTAATTATTACTACGGGACATGTCGTGGTAAATTTATTCATAGATCTCCTATACGGCTGGCTTAATCCAAGGATACGTTATTCATAA
- a CDS encoding DinB family protein: MAKDPQALKELDDLGLKVIPVTTITLAPGTKSFGDKVIIGFDRASLSEALNLGEVSITDSDAEWMLGKFMKVLSAARRATLQIPDDSIDWVSPERDRTLRQFTFHLFDRPYMMISAYEQGEYKAEDRQRYITDALKTQDVRSIVEFGESVINRIEKFFENIQLEVLKTPVKTYMGTMPLNQLMDLGLGHSVHHLKQLYFYMSKLDIVPDNPLTEEDFDGISVPSELF, encoded by the coding sequence GTGGCAAAAGATCCACAAGCTTTAAAAGAATTAGACGATTTGGGGTTAAAGGTTATACCTGTTACAACTATTACTTTAGCTCCTGGTACTAAATCTTTTGGAGATAAAGTAATAATAGGATTTGATCGCGCTTCTTTATCTGAAGCTTTAAATTTAGGAGAAGTAAGTATAACTGATTCTGATGCTGAGTGGATGTTAGGCAAATTCATGAAAGTACTATCTGCGGCTAGAAGAGCAACATTGCAAATTCCAGACGATTCTATTGATTGGGTTTCTCCTGAACGTGATAGAACACTTAGACAATTCACCTTTCACCTTTTTGATAGACCTTATATGATGATTTCTGCATATGAACAAGGTGAATATAAAGCAGAGGACCGTCAAAGGTATATAACTGATGCTTTAAAGACTCAAGATGTACGATCTATAGTTGAATTTGGGGAGTCGGTAATTAATAGAATTGAGAAATTTTTCGAAAATATTCAATTAGAAGTCCTTAAAACTCCAGTAAAAACTTACATGGGAACTATGCCTTTAAATCAGTTAATGGATTTGGGGTTAGGGCACTCTGTACATCACTTGAAACAATTATATTTTTACATGAGCAAACTCGATATCGTACCTGACAACCCACTTACCGAAGAAGACTTTGATGGAATTTCAGTTCCTTCCGAGTTATTCTAA
- a CDS encoding TIGR01777 family protein: MNMHIALTGGTGFIGNFLTTKFVENNHQVVILTRNPNHIKNPIPKVDYIPWNPKDPEFELKGLESSEILIHLAGEPLVGPPIIGRWTKSKKNKIYESRVLGTRNLINSLSLSDHKINTFIGMISGIGCYPDSGEKELDENSEISNEWLADLVLESENSITENLPNNIRNVILRAGIVLGKDGGGLKRLLLPSRFGVLGKFGTGNQWWSWMDIEDIYNCIAFFIENKHTGTFNVTTQNPVRQKEFVSTLSKHLHRPNTTWIPFLGNLYKLAIKIILGGVSAEVLYSRKINPSKLFQTGFICKYPLLAQSIKKNLNLE, translated from the coding sequence ATGAATATGCATATTGCATTAACAGGCGGAACAGGATTCATAGGAAATTTTTTAACTACTAAATTCGTCGAAAATAATCATCAAGTTGTAATTCTTACAAGAAATCCAAATCATATTAAAAACCCAATACCTAAGGTTGATTACATTCCCTGGAACCCAAAAGATCCCGAATTTGAATTGAAAGGTTTAGAAAGCTCAGAAATTCTTATTCACTTAGCTGGAGAACCTTTGGTCGGGCCCCCGATAATTGGACGATGGACTAAGTCCAAAAAAAATAAAATATACGAGAGTAGAGTTTTAGGAACTCGCAATTTAATTAACTCTCTATCTCTGTCTGATCATAAAATCAATACATTTATAGGTATGATCAGTGGCATTGGTTGCTATCCTGATTCAGGAGAAAAGGAGCTAGATGAAAATTCTGAAATTAGTAATGAATGGTTAGCTGATCTTGTATTAGAGTCAGAAAATTCAATTACTGAAAATTTGCCTAATAATATTCGAAACGTAATCCTTAGAGCTGGTATTGTTTTAGGAAAGGATGGTGGCGGGTTAAAAAGATTGCTCTTGCCTTCTCGATTTGGTGTTTTAGGAAAATTTGGAACCGGTAACCAGTGGTGGTCTTGGATGGATATTGAAGATATATACAATTGCATTGCTTTCTTCATAGAAAATAAACACACTGGTACATTTAATGTAACCACTCAAAATCCTGTAAGACAAAAAGAATTTGTGAGTACTCTTTCTAAACATTTACATAGACCGAATACTACCTGGATTCCTTTTTTAGGTAACTTATACAAATTAGCCATAAAAATAATTTTAGGAGGAGTGTCTGCAGAGGTTCTATATAGCCGAAAAATAAACCCTTCTAAACTATTTCAAACAGGATTTATCTGTAAATATCCATTGTTAGCACAATCGATAAAGAAAAATTTGAACTTAGAATAA
- a CDS encoding ABC transporter ATP-binding protein, whose product MSNNEIIVANNVYKTYQSKDVKVEALKGVSLSVNQGEIVTIMGPSGCGKTTLLNCLSGLDEIDSGEIIIRDSDITQMSDNQLTNFRGKNMGFVFQAYNLLPVLTARENVELPLVLAGTSQSKSKNIAEDRLDLVGLADRYTHLPTELSGGEQQRVAIARAFANDPAIIWADELTGNLDSKTQDEVIDLIRKMNKENNQTFIIVTHSDEVGSIGHRTIRMRDGLIEDDGK is encoded by the coding sequence GTGTCTAATAATGAAATAATTGTTGCTAACAATGTCTACAAAACTTATCAATCCAAAGATGTAAAAGTCGAGGCGCTTAAAGGTGTTTCGTTATCCGTTAATCAAGGTGAAATCGTTACCATTATGGGGCCTAGTGGTTGTGGCAAAACTACATTGTTAAATTGTCTTTCTGGACTTGATGAAATAGATTCAGGAGAAATTATCATAAGAGACTCAGATATAACTCAGATGTCGGATAACCAGCTGACAAATTTCAGGGGCAAAAATATGGGGTTTGTATTTCAAGCATATAATTTATTACCAGTGTTAACTGCGCGTGAAAATGTCGAATTACCTTTAGTATTAGCTGGCACTTCACAGAGTAAGTCCAAAAATATAGCCGAAGATCGCCTTGATTTAGTTGGACTTGCCGATCGATATACTCATTTACCTACTGAATTATCTGGAGGAGAACAACAAAGAGTTGCAATAGCTAGGGCATTTGCAAACGATCCTGCCATCATATGGGCTGATGAATTGACAGGTAATTTAGATTCTAAGACACAAGATGAAGTAATAGATTTAATAAGAAAAATGAACAAAGAAAACAATCAGACTTTTATTATTGTTACTCACTCTGATGAGGTTGGTTCTATTGGCCATAGAACTATACGTATGAGAGATGGATTAATTGAAGATGATGGAAAATAG
- a CDS encoding ABC transporter permease — translation MSINAKTSEQEIGIEFKVSKFKLWRQGFIRFCKNKPFGAVGGFIVFAVVVIAGISYIEELINDWFIDPSKGEEYFKIISLHDPLYMNIFQKFDAPSWKYWLGTDEFGRDLLSMTIAGSQISVYVGFVSVVIGTGIGAFWGLISAYLGGWFDLISQRFVDIMQSIPTLAFALVIIASFGSSLNNVVLAISIGLIGGSVRVVRAQALSIRNTTYIESAYSIGASWARIVFRHIMPNCIAPYLIIATGSLAAAILSEASLSFLGVGVPPPDPSWGRMLAGQGRHYLTVYPWLSFVPGLVMTVVVLAFNMFGDALRDILDPRLRGSERR, via the coding sequence ATGTCGATAAATGCAAAAACATCAGAACAAGAAATCGGAATCGAGTTTAAGGTTTCAAAATTTAAATTGTGGAGACAAGGCTTTATAAGGTTTTGTAAAAATAAGCCTTTTGGGGCAGTTGGTGGATTTATAGTGTTTGCAGTGGTTGTAATTGCAGGCATTTCATATATAGAAGAATTGATAAACGATTGGTTTATTGATCCAAGTAAGGGAGAAGAATATTTCAAAATAATTTCACTCCATGATCCTCTCTATATGAATATTTTTCAAAAATTTGATGCTCCATCTTGGAAATATTGGTTAGGTACAGATGAGTTTGGAAGAGATTTGCTAAGCATGACAATAGCAGGCTCTCAGATTTCAGTTTATGTAGGTTTTGTTTCTGTTGTTATCGGTACAGGTATAGGTGCCTTTTGGGGTTTAATTAGTGCATATTTAGGTGGTTGGTTTGATTTAATCAGCCAACGTTTTGTTGATATAATGCAAAGTATCCCAACTCTAGCTTTTGCTTTGGTTATAATTGCATCTTTTGGTTCTAGTTTAAACAATGTGGTTTTAGCTATCAGTATTGGTTTAATTGGTGGCTCAGTTAGAGTGGTAAGAGCTCAAGCTTTATCAATTAGAAATACAACATATATTGAATCTGCGTATTCAATAGGCGCCAGTTGGGCTAGAATAGTATTTAGGCATATAATGCCCAACTGTATAGCCCCTTATTTAATTATTGCTACAGGTTCATTGGCAGCTGCAATATTGTCGGAAGCATCTTTGAGCTTTTTAGGAGTTGGTGTTCCACCTCCAGATCCTTCTTGGGGGCGAATGTTGGCGGGACAGGGTAGGCATTATTTAACTGTTTATCCTTGGTTATCATTTGTTCCAGGATTAGTAATGACAGTAGTTGTTCTGGCATTTAATATGTTTGGTGATGCTTTAAGAGATATTTTAGATCCACGACTCAGAGGATCTGAGAGACGATAA
- a CDS encoding FtsX-like permease family protein, translated as MEELFGVDIDILAGVSTSIMIVAVLIVAVLGFRNKLLVKMAIRNIPRRPAQSVVIMFGLTLSTAIICAALSIGDTVTTSIRYAVLQGLGNSDIYITSTQSSVFGDNYLDKEDFNTIKSKTIQYDEIDGFAPFIREDFSVYLPATEKTNSQTLILGLDKEYLSGFGDINLPDGNTYSLAQLGEGEVVISGALSSKIDAEVGDILNIVTPTGKYPFVITVVAARGNLAASDPRVLMNISELQTILNRPDQFNNIAISTTGTQDEGIQRSKELSEKLYLAFSNKEMAADIFNILSTTEVTDSLSKYILDNENLPQNIKDDIDSLTTELDSGTMSDEFIKLMGDQTNRGVVLGALEDAKLTNEIQSVGPLLYTFQDYNVDPIKYRLNELANTVGTSITTFFSIFGTYSITVGLLLIFLVFILLAASRSTEMGISRAIGMKRTHLTQMFTFEGTAYALAAASLGTLIGVLASYSLVSIGLSALSSEDDGFVIKYSLNIRALALAFSSGMLLTFITVVISSYRVSKLNIVVAIRNLPEQFAKDKQISTKTLFLSSIKWLLGPIYLALIMLRDRRVLTMTNVILGLIWIGLISSVVAPVLQDTTVAAQAVQSGIFLWLLVTLWKLLTIILRFFKTGWPLLILGPIVLFTVFGLENAPVYKDAALFGSGISLTLLGIGLTIRWMLNYTSLLPRVIDRLSASITGLTLAIFWGMPFDTLESITGKLEDSPLTFVLPGLWLVVSVMTVIMYNAEIIVWVGNKTFGVISSFKAVFKISVAYPMASRFRTGLTVTMFALVIFTLVIFATLNNLGNEIQDNPERVSGGYEIRANINRETPIENVYTTINNSDIVVSSDFEVIASQTNFRAQARQEGTDNSRFKNASIKALDNPYLETNLLQITHYDPAYGTDSRAIWNALANDSTLALIRGDALSTANQGGPGAQSSDAFRLDGVEAAEQGEMTSQFIELQLPLGQGVYGDVVKRRVIGVVDPIAGGLDGFEGQGSSTIYTNTKIVQDISPIDITPNVYRFKLTDPSQDEEIARKLETVFLENSMQATAIVTQLAEQREQDDAFNLLFQGFQGLGLIVGVAALGVISFRAVVERRRVIGMMKAMGYSRKMIQYQFLLESAVIAILGSIVGIGLGTLVSWNIVQEIRKTVEDLTFEMPWINLIGITTITVLFALIATWVPARQASKIYPAEALTYE; from the coding sequence ATGGAAGAGTTATTTGGCGTAGATATAGACATATTAGCTGGTGTATCAACTAGTATAATGATAGTAGCTGTATTAATAGTTGCTGTGCTGGGATTCAGGAATAAGTTACTAGTAAAAATGGCAATTAGGAATATTCCACGTAGACCAGCTCAATCAGTAGTTATCATGTTTGGTCTAACTTTAAGTACAGCAATAATTTGTGCGGCTTTAAGTATAGGTGATACCGTTACAACTTCAATTCGGTACGCTGTTCTTCAAGGGTTGGGTAATTCAGATATATACATAACTTCAACGCAATCATCTGTTTTTGGGGACAATTACCTTGATAAAGAAGATTTCAATACAATCAAGTCTAAGACAATTCAATACGATGAAATTGATGGTTTTGCCCCATTTATTCGCGAAGATTTTTCTGTATATCTTCCTGCAACAGAAAAAACAAATTCACAAACATTAATTCTTGGACTGGATAAAGAATACTTAAGTGGATTTGGGGATATTAATCTACCTGATGGAAACACTTATTCTCTAGCTCAATTAGGTGAAGGAGAAGTTGTCATATCTGGTGCTCTTTCCTCAAAAATAGATGCTGAAGTTGGTGACATATTAAATATAGTAACACCTACAGGTAAATATCCTTTTGTGATAACTGTAGTTGCTGCAAGAGGAAATCTTGCTGCATCTGATCCAAGAGTCCTTATGAACATATCAGAGCTCCAAACAATACTCAATAGACCCGATCAATTTAATAATATCGCAATTTCTACGACTGGTACTCAAGACGAGGGTATTCAAAGATCAAAGGAATTGAGTGAAAAATTGTATTTAGCTTTTTCAAATAAAGAGATGGCTGCTGATATATTTAATATTCTTTCAACAACTGAAGTAACTGACTCTCTGAGCAAATATATTTTGGATAATGAAAATTTACCTCAGAATATAAAAGATGATATTGATAGTTTAACTACGGAACTAGATTCAGGCACAATGAGTGATGAATTTATAAAATTAATGGGGGATCAAACAAATCGTGGGGTAGTTTTAGGTGCGTTAGAAGATGCAAAACTAACTAATGAAATACAGTCTGTTGGGCCATTATTATACACATTTCAAGATTATAATGTAGATCCTATTAAATATAGATTAAATGAATTAGCTAATACAGTCGGAACATCTATAACTACATTTTTTAGTATTTTTGGAACGTATTCTATAACAGTAGGTTTATTATTAATATTTTTAGTGTTTATTTTACTTGCAGCTTCGAGAAGCACAGAGATGGGAATATCCCGGGCTATAGGTATGAAGAGAACTCATCTCACTCAGATGTTTACTTTTGAAGGAACAGCATATGCTTTAGCTGCAGCATCTCTTGGTACACTTATCGGGGTTCTAGCTAGTTATTCTTTAGTATCGATTGGATTATCCGCCCTTAGTAGTGAGGATGACGGATTTGTGATCAAATATTCCTTAAATATAAGAGCATTAGCCTTAGCATTTTCATCTGGAATGTTATTAACATTTATAACTGTTGTGATTTCCTCTTATCGTGTCAGTAAGCTCAACATTGTAGTAGCTATTAGGAACTTACCTGAACAGTTTGCAAAAGATAAGCAAATATCAACCAAAACCTTATTCTTGAGTTCAATTAAATGGTTACTAGGACCAATATATCTTGCACTTATTATGCTTCGTGACAGAAGAGTACTTACAATGACTAATGTCATCTTAGGTTTGATTTGGATTGGATTAATCTCTTCGGTTGTAGCTCCTGTTTTACAAGATACAACTGTGGCAGCTCAAGCAGTACAAAGTGGAATTTTTTTATGGTTATTGGTTACATTATGGAAATTACTCACTATTATATTGAGATTCTTTAAAACCGGTTGGCCACTGTTAATTTTAGGTCCAATTGTACTGTTCACAGTTTTTGGATTAGAAAATGCACCCGTGTACAAGGATGCTGCATTATTCGGTTCAGGAATTAGCTTAACATTATTAGGTATAGGACTAACCATAAGATGGATGTTAAATTACACATCTTTACTTCCTAGAGTTATAGACAGGTTATCAGCAAGTATCACAGGTTTAACCTTGGCAATCTTCTGGGGTATGCCTTTCGATACACTGGAGAGTATAACTGGGAAACTGGAAGATTCTCCACTTACATTTGTATTGCCTGGTCTTTGGTTGGTGGTTTCAGTTATGACAGTTATCATGTACAACGCTGAAATTATAGTCTGGGTAGGCAACAAAACATTTGGAGTTATCAGTAGTTTTAAAGCAGTATTTAAGATTTCTGTTGCTTATCCTATGGCATCTCGTTTTCGTACTGGTCTAACAGTTACTATGTTTGCATTAGTAATTTTTACCTTAGTAATATTCGCTACCTTAAATAACCTTGGAAATGAGATACAAGATAATCCAGAAAGAGTTAGTGGCGGATATGAGATCAGGGCAAATATTAATAGAGAAACTCCTATTGAAAATGTTTATACCACGATAAACAATTCTGATATAGTTGTGTCTTCAGATTTCGAAGTTATAGCAAGTCAAACAAACTTTAGAGCGCAAGCTCGCCAAGAAGGTACAGATAATTCTAGATTTAAAAATGCTTCTATAAAAGCTCTTGATAATCCCTATTTGGAAACAAATCTATTGCAAATTACTCACTATGATCCAGCCTATGGTACTGATTCTAGAGCAATTTGGAATGCTTTAGCTAATGATTCAACTCTAGCTTTGATACGTGGCGATGCTTTATCAACAGCGAATCAAGGTGGCCCAGGTGCTCAATCTTCAGACGCTTTTAGATTAGATGGTGTAGAAGCTGCTGAACAAGGAGAAATGACTAGTCAATTTATTGAATTACAATTACCTTTGGGCCAAGGTGTTTATGGAGATGTCGTCAAACGAAGAGTTATAGGAGTAGTAGATCCAATAGCTGGTGGATTAGATGGATTTGAGGGACAAGGTAGTTCAACTATTTATACCAATACCAAAATAGTGCAAGACATTTCACCAATTGATATCACGCCAAATGTTTATCGATTTAAATTAACTGATCCTTCTCAAGATGAGGAAATAGCAAGAAAACTCGAAACTGTTTTCTTAGAAAATTCTATGCAAGCGACAGCAATTGTTACCCAACTTGCCGAGCAACGAGAACAGGATGATGCGTTTAATCTTCTATTTCAAGGCTTTCAAGGCTTAGGTCTAATAGTAGGAGTAGCAGCTTTAGGTGTTATATCTTTTAGGGCAGTGGTTGAACGACGAAGAGTTATTGGAATGATGAAAGCAATGGGCTATTCACGCAAAATGATACAATATCAATTTCTACTCGAATCAGCGGTTATAGCGATACTAGGTTCAATCGTAGGAATAGGTTTGGGCACTCTAGTTTCTTGGAATATAGTTCAAGAAATTAGAAAAACCGTAGAAGATTTAACATTTGAAATGCCATGGATTAACCTTATTGGAATTACAACAATTACTGTTTTATTTGCCCTTATTGCAACGTGGGTCCCTGCTAGACAAGCTTCAAAAATCTATCCTGCCGAAGCTCTAACTTATGAATAG
- a CDS encoding isocitrate lyase/PEP mutase family protein, which produces MNDTEKRLKFREIMKREQITRPASIHDSISANIADHYQFELGMFAGSIASATVLGAPDYILLTMDEFADQIRKITRYSKLAVLADADHGYGNAMNISRTTEELENAGISAFTIEDTQLPLPYDASNSNKLIDSNEMVGKIKAALSTRQDSTMSIIARTSAINFVGIDEAIKRVKKYSQLGIDGIFLTGVDSVDTLAAISSVTNQPLILGSAPSFEKVSEEDLAKKYNVRIILAGHAHFYAAMKSLYDSYGKQANGQYTEIEVLDQDKIDLFTRKQYYDTITKELM; this is translated from the coding sequence TTCGAGAGATAATGAAAAGGGAGCAAATTACACGACCAGCTTCAATTCATGACTCCATTTCAGCGAATATAGCAGATCATTATCAATTCGAATTAGGAATGTTTGCAGGCTCTATTGCGTCTGCGACAGTTTTGGGAGCTCCTGATTATATTTTGTTAACTATGGATGAATTTGCTGACCAAATACGAAAAATCACAAGATATTCTAAATTAGCTGTTCTCGCTGATGCTGATCATGGTTATGGAAATGCAATGAATATTTCTAGAACTACTGAAGAGCTTGAAAATGCCGGTATTTCTGCATTTACTATAGAAGATACCCAATTACCTCTACCTTATGATGCTTCAAATAGTAATAAATTAATTGATTCTAATGAAATGGTAGGCAAGATAAAAGCTGCATTAAGTACAAGGCAGGATAGTACTATGTCCATTATTGCAAGGACTAGTGCAATAAATTTTGTAGGCATAGATGAAGCAATCAAAAGGGTAAAGAAATATTCCCAATTAGGTATAGATGGGATATTTCTTACTGGTGTTGATTCTGTGGATACTTTAGCTGCAATTTCTTCTGTCACTAACCAACCATTAATATTGGGTAGCGCTCCTTCTTTTGAAAAAGTTTCAGAAGAGGATTTGGCTAAAAAATATAATGTAAGAATAATTTTAGCTGGCCATGCGCATTTTTATGCAGCTATGAAATCACTTTATGATAGCTATGGTAAACAGGCCAATGGCCAATACACTGAGATTGAAGTTTTAGACCAAGATAAGATTGATTTATTTACTAGAAAACAGTATTACGACACGATTACTAAAGAACTAATGTAA
- a CDS encoding helix-turn-helix domain-containing protein, translated as MSEVHVTSLSNSVKNNEYNLSRYITLAVEGEIDQVSELVDSYINDGKSVKDVLLKMFMPSLVNIGDLWKKGLLNIAEEHLAVTVTLSQIERLTQSLVPNGEIIGTAAICTPVGEKHFIGPKVVSELMRLSGWNVHFLGTEMPPEDLIQFLGEKEIDLLVLSITLEENLPAVLEIVKAVKSMDKSVVTMLGGSGVDNIDENLISDVDIISSDVSSAIIEASRLVSSTTLNGNLEDYLSFIGEKVKRTRILKGWNQQKLADESGLDRTYISSVENGKQNLTLGVLLRIGNAFGIDIQTLINRE; from the coding sequence ATGTCTGAGGTGCATGTGACATCCCTATCAAATAGTGTCAAAAATAATGAATATAATTTGTCTCGCTATATTACCCTAGCTGTTGAAGGTGAGATTGATCAGGTAAGCGAACTTGTTGATTCTTATATTAATGATGGCAAAAGTGTTAAAGACGTTTTGTTGAAGATGTTTATGCCTTCATTAGTTAATATTGGTGATTTATGGAAGAAAGGGTTGTTAAATATAGCAGAGGAGCATTTAGCTGTAACTGTTACCCTCTCTCAAATTGAGAGATTAACACAATCGCTAGTTCCAAATGGAGAAATTATTGGAACTGCTGCTATATGCACGCCAGTTGGGGAGAAACATTTTATAGGTCCTAAGGTTGTTTCTGAATTAATGAGACTTTCAGGTTGGAATGTGCACTTTCTGGGTACAGAAATGCCCCCAGAGGATCTCATACAATTTCTTGGAGAAAAAGAAATTGATTTATTAGTATTATCAATAACTTTGGAAGAAAACCTACCTGCTGTTTTAGAAATAGTCAAAGCGGTAAAATCAATGGATAAATCTGTAGTAACTATGCTTGGTGGCTCCGGAGTTGATAATATAGATGAAAACTTAATAAGCGATGTGGATATAATATCATCTGATGTTTCAAGCGCTATAATCGAAGCTTCACGCTTGGTTTCATCAACTACTTTAAACGGTAATTTAGAAGACTATCTTTCTTTTATTGGTGAGAAAGTCAAAAGAACGAGAATATTAAAGGGCTGGAATCAGCAAAAACTTGCTGACGAATCTGGTCTCGACAGAACTTATATAAGTTCTGTCGAAAATGGGAAACAAAATCTAACATTAGGTGTGCTTTTGCGAATTGGCAATGCATTTGGTATAGATATACAAACGTTAATAAATCGTGAATAA
- the msrA gene encoding peptide-methionine (S)-S-oxide reductase MsrA yields the protein MVGQKNNAQTEIATLGGGCFWCLETIYLRVQGINKIISGYAGGETVNPTYEEVCSGNTGHAEVVQIEYDPNVISYSNILDIFFDIHDPTTLNKQGPDTGTQYRSEIFYHNDNQKNIASNKIKMLTENNIFENPIVTQISELDIFYPGEDYHQDYFANNPMNPYCIYIINPKLQKFLLQNQPK from the coding sequence ATGGTGGGACAAAAAAATAACGCACAAACTGAAATAGCAACACTCGGTGGAGGATGTTTTTGGTGTTTAGAAACGATTTACCTTAGAGTCCAAGGTATCAATAAGATAATATCTGGTTATGCTGGAGGGGAAACTGTAAATCCCACTTATGAAGAAGTTTGTAGTGGAAATACAGGACATGCTGAAGTTGTACAAATAGAATATGATCCTAATGTGATCAGTTATTCAAATATATTAGATATATTTTTTGATATTCATGACCCTACTACTTTGAACAAACAAGGCCCTGATACAGGCACTCAATATAGATCAGAAATTTTTTACCACAATGATAATCAAAAAAATATTGCGAGTAATAAAATTAAAATGCTGACAGAAAATAATATTTTTGAAAATCCCATTGTAACCCAAATATCAGAGCTTGATATATTTTATCCCGGAGAGGATTATCATCAAGATTACTTTGCAAATAATCCTATGAATCCCTATTGCATCTATATAATAAATCCTAAATTGCAGAAATTCCTCTTACAAAACCAACCAAAATAA